The following proteins are encoded in a genomic region of Nymphalis io chromosome 8, ilAglIoxx1.1, whole genome shotgun sequence:
- the LOC126770021 gene encoding cytoplasmic tRNA 2-thiolation protein 1, with protein sequence MPVPCRAGCGKNAMLKRPKTGDALCKECFFWAFETEIHFTITKGELFKKGDSVAVAASGGKDSTVLAHVLKTLNERYNYGLNLMLLSIDEGITGYRDDSLETVKQNRDDYEMALKILSYKELYGWTMDEIVAQIGRKNNCTFCGVFRRQALDRGAAMLNVKCIATGHNADDIAETVLMNVLRGDIARLKRCTAISTGSEGTIPRVKPLKYTYEKEIVMYAHYKKLVYFSTECVFAPNAYRGHARALLKDMEKIRPTCIMDIIYSGETMAVKEEVSLPSQRVCIRCNFVSSQEVCKACVLLEGLNKGLPKLGIGKSSKAKRMLEEYNAKQNKSLDEAIKDINEEYEKNNCISKGKVCRSSCKSKKTQTNKEIHNKAAGTCCNGQCDGKPNTDNDITNTKVKVLLKEYGLSEPIQDDSPNVIAEKSVHNEGPKKLINETNDDDFEVDTQNTDEQIVDEDDTCGGACGKIDSLHIGF encoded by the exons ATGCCAGTACCGTGTAGAGCTGGTTGTGGGAAAAATGCGATGTTAAAG CGGCCTAAAACAGGAGATGCTCTATGTAAAGAATGTTTTTTCTGGGCGTTTGAAACAGAGATACACTTCACAATAACAAAAGGGGAACTTTTCAAAAAAGGTGATTCTGTTGCTGTCGCTGCATCAGGTGGTAAAGACTCAACCGTTCTAGCTCACGTTTTGAAAACTCTGAATGAAAGATATAATTATGGCCTCAATCTCATGCTATTATCTATTGACGAGGGGATAACTGGTTATCGAGATGATAGTCTTGAAACAGTCAAACAGAATAGAGATGACTATGAAATGGCACTGAAAATATTGTCGTACAAAGAGCTGTATGGCTGGACCATGGATGAAATAGTAGCTCAAATAGGAAGAAAAAATAACTGCACATTTTGTGGAGTATTCCGGAGGCAAGCCTTAGATAGAGGAGCTGCTATGCTCAATGTAAAATGTATAGCAACAGGACACAATGCAGATGATATTGCAGAAACAGTGCTCATGAATGTGCTAAGAGGAGATATTGCTAGATTAAAAAGATGTACTGCAATATCCACT ggtAGTGAAGGAACAATTCCCAGAGTAAAGCCTCTAAAATACACATATGAAAAGGAGATAGTGATGTATGCACATTATAAGAAACTAGTATACTTCTCCACAGAGTGTGTATTTGCTCCAAACGCCTATAGGGGGCATGCACGAGCACTCCTTAAGGATATGGAAAAAATCAGGCCTACTTGCATTATGgacataatttattcag GTGAAACAATGGCAGTTAAAGAAGAGGTCTCACTGCCCTCTCAAAGAGTATGCATTAGATGCAACTTTGTGTCTTCGCAGGAAGTATGCAAGGCTTGTGTACTTCTAGAAGGCCTTAACAAAGGGCTTCCCAAGCTTGGTATAGGCAAAAGTTCGAAAGCAAAAAGAATGTTAGAAGAGTATAatgcaaaacaaaacaaatcttTAGATGAAGCTATAAAAGACATCAATGAGGAATATGagaaaaataattgcatttcaAAAGGTAAAGTTTGCCGATCATCATGTAAGAGCAAgaaaacacaaacaaacaagGAAATACATAATAAAGCTGCAGGCACATGTTGTAACGGACAATGTGACGGAAAACCAAACACAGATAATGATATTACTAATACAAAAGTAAAAGTTCTTTTAAAAGAATATGGATTATCTGAACCGATCCAAGACGATAGTCCAAATGTAATAGCAGAGAAATCAGTTCACAATGAAGGTCCTAAAAAACTGATAAATGAAACAAACGATGATGATTTTGAAGTAGACACACAAAATACTGATGAACAAATAGTTGATGAAGATGATACATGTGGCGGAGCTTGTGGGAAAATAGATTCACTCCATATAGGTTTCTAA